A region of the Thalassoroseus pseudoceratinae genome:
CACCCCGCTCAACCATCCGACGAGCCACGAGACACTGCCAACCAAACCCTTTATTCTGTCCCGGTTGCAGGCCATACAAGTCTAACGTCGCTTGCGTCTCTTGAGAAAAATCTAGAACTTCCGGAGCCGCCTGCTGCATTCCAAATGCAGTTTCAAAGGACCGAATCCGAGCATCGAGCTGATCGTCCAGGGCACGTGTCTCAAAGTGCTCTTGATTGATCTGTTGCAGTAGTTCGAGTTCTGTCGATTGCAGTTCGGATGAAGCCACCCGCCGCTTGACATTCGGAATCGGCGTCTTCCCCGGAAATACCTGGGTACCTTGATGAAATCCCGGTAGGAAATCATTGTTCCAGTTTTGCCCTCGCGCATAGGGAGTGGCCCCGGTGACCACGACAAACGATGGTAGGTTGCGATTCTCCGTGCCTAGCCCATAGCTAATCCAAGACCCCATACTCGGCCGTGCAAAACTAAAGGAGCCTGTGTGCATTCCAAGTGTGGCTTCATAGTGCGCGATGTGGTCGGTTGTTAGCGAGCGAATTACGCAAAGCTCGTCAGCGACTTCTCCGACATAGGGAAACAAATCACTGATCTCAATTCCCGATTTCCCTCGCGGACGAAACTCCCACTGGGGACGTTTGAGGTACTGCTTGAACTCACCGATTGACCCTCGGTAGTTGTGAACAGTGAGGGATTTGTTGTGATCTTCAACGAGCTTGGGTTTCGGGTCGAATGAGTCCACATGCGAGACTCCACCACCCATGAACAGAAAGATCACGTTCTTGGCTTTTGCGGGAAAATGGGGCGGTTTTGGAGCGAGCGGATTTGTCGAGGTCGATCGTCCTTCGCTTGCTTCCAGTTCCGCGAGCATCCCACGCAAGGCAAGTGCACCGAATCCACCAGCGGCTCGGTTGAGCAACTCACGCCGGGAGATCGATTGGTTCATATCTGGCATTCTTTCGAACTCACTGTTTAAGGCTCAGCAGTGTTCA
Encoded here:
- a CDS encoding DUF1501 domain-containing protein, with the translated sequence MNQSISRRELLNRAAGGFGALALRGMLAELEASEGRSTSTNPLAPKPPHFPAKAKNVIFLFMGGGVSHVDSFDPKPKLVEDHNKSLTVHNYRGSIGEFKQYLKRPQWEFRPRGKSGIEISDLFPYVGEVADELCVIRSLTTDHIAHYEATLGMHTGSFSFARPSMGSWISYGLGTENRNLPSFVVVTGATPYARGQNWNNDFLPGFHQGTQVFPGKTPIPNVKRRVASSELQSTELELLQQINQEHFETRALDDQLDARIRSFETAFGMQQAAPEVLDFSQETQATLDLYGLQPGQNKGFGWQCLVARRMVERGVRFVECIDVGSSNNWDSHGNMLDHARLAKNVDQPIAGLIKDLKLRGLLDETLVVWTTEFGRTPYMAAKNAGGRDHHPMVFSSWMAGGGIKGGITHGASDEHGIAVADKRVHVHDFHATILHLLGMDHTRLTYRHAGRDYRLTDVFGNVVEEILA